The segment TTCATTACTCATAAGCCAGCTTATCACCCTTGGATATCTGATGAATGGCCCACCATTCGGTGAATCTGTAGTCAATGCAATTTTCCATGGATTCTTTACTCCCAGGAAGAATTCCAATCCAACTGCCCATTGCAGTACACTTACGGGTGCCCTTTTGGAGTATATTGATGGTATTAATCCTGATGCCGTTTCCACTTCTATGTCCTTGTTAGCCCATTTTAATCCCGTCAGCCTGAATAAATCATACTCCATCGGTGCATCTGCAGTCATTGTTGTAGTTTCATCAAATGTTATCTGGCCGATATCACATGTCAGGTGATCGTTTTTGTTGATGTAGTCTATCAGTTCTGTAGCACCGGATGTTACATCCCTCCAGCTTGTTCCCTTGTATGCATGGAACTGTACGTGTGTACAGTGGAGTATCTGGTCACGTTCCACATTCTTATTCTTCTTCAATCCCTTGACGCAGTCAAATGTTTCAAGTGTTGTCTCATAGTTTCCAGGATGACCTAGGTCGTTTGTATGAACATGTACGGAATGGGGCAGTCCAAGTCTCTCATTAACCTTTGTCAGTGATGTTATGACCTGTCTTCCTGTTACGTTCCAGTGAGGCTCCGGATCATCCAATCCATCCACGTTCTTTCCCCAACCCCATGCTTCACTTCCGCATGGATTTACAATCTTAATACCGTACCCTTTTGCCAATTTCAGCCATTTGGAGATGAATACTGTTAAATCATCCATGTTGTTGTCTCTTACATACTTCAGCATGAACCAGTTGTTTCCGAATAGGGTTAATGTGGGAATATCCAAGTTTGGAATGCTTTCTATTTCTTCATGTGCATGTTTTGCCTCTAGTGGCGGTACTGCTGCTTCTGTGACTGTAGTGTAACCCATCTTGGTATATCGGTATCCTATTGTCGGACATGACGGTATTGAAAAGCCCGTTTCAAATCCCTGTACAGAGTTTGGTGCCTTCTTAATTCCACGTCTTGTATCCTCCGGTCGGTATAGTCTTCCTACGGCCAACTTTGGACCTGCTATGTGTGAATGCAGATCCACTCCGCCGGGCATTACCAGCTTACCTGATACGTCCAGCACTTTAGCATCTTTTGACACGGCATCCGTGATGAATCCATCCCTGATTAGAATGTCCTTTGTTTCACCATTAATGTTATTTTTGGGATCAAATACGACCCCTCCTTTCAATATATATTCCATTATAATGCCCCATCCTTTTGTTTTAAGGAGTTAACCCTTTGCTTTAACTGATTTAATATCCACCAGTCGGAATGACAATTTTCCGGTTTTTCAACTACCTTTTTCATAAATAGTGGAATTGAATCCATCCTGTATCCGGTACCCTCCGTTTCAACACCTATTCGTGTACTTGGGAGAACTATATCAGATAATTCCGTGTACGGTCCCCAGTGGGTATCTATCTGTACAACCGGTATGTCAACCAAGTGTCTGATTGAATAACCCGGAAATTGAACTCCTGGATCTGCGGCCACCGCTAAAAAGAAGTCCGGTTCTCTCCTGTTTAGTAAATCAATTGTGGTTGTTTCTCCAACCATGTATCGTGGATATCCTCTTGAGAAGTCAACTCCATACGGATAACCTGTCTGTGTTGTCATGGCTATGTTGAAACCGTTTACGTTGAAAAATCCCCTCATAGGCAGCATAGCCCACTTTGTATACCTGTTTAAGTCTTCAATCAATTGAATCAATATGTCCACATTTCTTTGTTTGGCCAATGTCTGTGACAGTCCCAGTCCGAAGAACAATGAACCGCATTCGGCATTTTTCATGATATCTATCAGTTCATATATTTTTTCTTTTTTAACTCCTGCCACTTCGTCAACATCCAACTTATTGCCCTTCAAGACCATTCTCATTGCATTAAAGAGTTCATAGTCCTCATTCATATTGAATTGTATCCACTCGTCAGATACCTTGGCGGTGTTTGTGTATTTGGGATCCAGCGTTATTACTGTTCTGTCATCACGTCCGTTTGGTCTGAAATAGCCCTGCGCAAATGTGGTGTATCGGGATAAGTGTCTTGGATGGTCATCCATTGGATTTGTTCCTATGTATATTATTACATCGGCACGATTTTTTACTTCTCCCAGCGTCATTACAGGATGACCCACATTCTGAAATGCCTGTATGGAAGTTCCGTGACAGATTGTTGACTGGTTATCTATTACAGAACCAGTACTTTCTGCCAGTGATATTCCCTCCTTTATTGCCTCTACTGATGTTTCTCCCCATCCATATAATACCGGCCGTTGACTGTTATACAGCAAAGTAGCCACCTTATCAAGTGCAATATCCCATGTTGTTTCTTCAAGTATTCCATCCGTGTTGCGTATCATTGGATTTAGCAATCTTTGATCCTGGTCGTTTATTATTTTACTTGCACCCAATCTACAGGCATGTCGTACTCCCACGATTTTTTTATCCTTCAGGAGATATGTTATGTCGTCACAGTTGTTTCCACAATAGGAACAGCAGCAGTGTCTTACCTCTTCATCATAATCTGTTATAGGTTTATGTTCCATAATTTAACCTCTTTT is part of the Methanosphaera sp. BMS genome and harbors:
- a CDS encoding formylmethanofuran dehydrogenase subunit A, which translates into the protein MEYILKGGVVFDPKNNINGETKDILIRDGFITDAVSKDAKVLDVSGKLVMPGGVDLHSHIAGPKLAVGRLYRPEDTRRGIKKAPNSVQGFETGFSIPSCPTIGYRYTKMGYTTVTEAAVPPLEAKHAHEEIESIPNLDIPTLTLFGNNWFMLKYVRDNNMDDLTVFISKWLKLAKGYGIKIVNPCGSEAWGWGKNVDGLDDPEPHWNVTGRQVITSLTKVNERLGLPHSVHVHTNDLGHPGNYETTLETFDCVKGLKKNKNVERDQILHCTHVQFHAYKGTSWRDVTSGATELIDYINKNDHLTCDIGQITFDETTTMTADAPMEYDLFRLTGLKWANKDIEVETASGLIPSIYSKRAPVSVLQWAVGLEFFLGVKNPWKIALTTDSPNGGPFIRYPRVISWLMSNEKLNDMLDNHVHNWATRRTAIASYDREYSWNDIAVITRASPAKILGLNDRGHLGLNAKADVSVYDIDVDDFDATLKSNSKILENKLLNSLYTIKDGNILVKDGQIVKLVKSNHLWCNVCGMEDKEKELIKSIRPLFNKYYTIKYENYGVNNHYIKPDTRFDINYSEVD
- a CDS encoding formylmethanofuran dehydrogenase subunit B, translated to MEHKPITDYDEEVRHCCCSYCGNNCDDITYLLKDKKIVGVRHACRLGASKIINDQDQRLLNPMIRNTDGILEETTWDIALDKVATLLYNSQRPVLYGWGETSVEAIKEGISLAESTGSVIDNQSTICHGTSIQAFQNVGHPVMTLGEVKNRADVIIYIGTNPMDDHPRHLSRYTTFAQGYFRPNGRDDRTVITLDPKYTNTAKVSDEWIQFNMNEDYELFNAMRMVLKGNKLDVDEVAGVKKEKIYELIDIMKNAECGSLFFGLGLSQTLAKQRNVDILIQLIEDLNRYTKWAMLPMRGFFNVNGFNIAMTTQTGYPYGVDFSRGYPRYMVGETTTIDLLNRREPDFFLAVAADPGVQFPGYSIRHLVDIPVVQIDTHWGPYTELSDIVLPSTRIGVETEGTGYRMDSIPLFMKKVVEKPENCHSDWWILNQLKQRVNSLKQKDGAL